One Catharus ustulatus isolate bCatUst1 chromosome 16, bCatUst1.pri.v2, whole genome shotgun sequence genomic window, AATTCTACGTGTTTGACAACATTTCCAATGCACAGCAGTTCAAGCAGCTTTACAGAGCAAGAATGAATGCTCTGGACTTGGACAAGAACACAAAGGAAAGGATTGTGGAAGAGGCCAACAAAGCCTTCAGATTTAACATGCAGGTACTAAACAAATCTCTGATCTTCTCCATGTGTTGGTGCTGCATGTTTTAGGTCTGGCCCAGGTTTTCAGTCACACCACTCACCCATGCTGTGGTCTGGGGCTGAGACTACCACAGCCCCTCCTTGAGAGATTCTAGTTGAACTAGCTCTTTCACTAGCTTCTGGCGCTGgtgccaggcaggaattcctcccaTGCTCCAGCACCATAGCCAAGTCCTTTGATTAAGGCAGAATTAATATGACTTCAAGATTCCCATAAGCTGCATGGCTGTGAAGCCATGAGGGGGGCAGAGCACTTGTGCCAAGACAGCCTCAAACAGTTGAGTGTGCTGCACCCCCTGGTGACAGTTCATCTCCTGTCTCAAATCTGACTTGTTGCCCTATGGTCAGAAATGTCTGAGCCTCTTGTTCCTCCCATAGCATTTGCCTCTCATCAAACCTGAGTGAGCTGCCATTTGCCCTATGGGATGAACAGAGGTTTAGCTACTGGGTGGATGTTTTAATCTTGTGCTTGTAGCAGTTCAGTGCGATTTAAACTAGCCAGAAACATGGTGAGGTGTGGTTGGCTCCTTTGTCAGGATCCTTATGGGATCCCATGGCAGTGAGAGGGGCCTCCAAGGGTCTGCCCCACACTCCTGCCTACAGCAGACTGGGAAGTGAGCAGCAGGGTGGTGCTGccttgctgctggctctgtctgAATGCTCGTGGGGTGGGCTGTgccttcctggagctgcagtgtgtGCCAGGTGTCACCACAGTCTGCACTGGATGCCCTGGAAGgcgcctggggacagggaagtAGGAGTGGTGCTTGTTTGTTCCCCAGATGATTCCAGGGGTCTGGCTGagagctgcctggctctgcctgctTCACCTGCTCACTGTGACCACTTGCAGGTGTTTGATGAGCTGGACAAGATTGGCAGGTCACTGGCAGAAGAAGCCCAAGATGGAGGCGTCCCAGTCCACGATGGAAAAGGAGACATCCGCAAATGCCCGTACTATGCAGACAAACTGGGTAGGTGATGGCAAGGAGAGGGCTGCCATGGGATGTGGCACAGGACTGGCAGTGCTAACAGTGCTttctgtgtcctgcaggcaCGGCAAGCCCCGGCTGTCCCTTCCACGCTGCTCTAGGCCTGGccaggcagcccctggtgcagctggtgctggcagccTGCATGGCcgtggcagcaggagctgcagcctggtaCATCCTGTGATGGCTGCAGTGTGGCTCTGCTTGGTGGCAAGGGGAGAGATGTGCCCTGCCCGTTTTCCGACCTTTCCCTTGCTGGTGGTGAGTTGGCTGCAGAGTGGGAGTAAGGAAATAAACAGGAATCCTGTGGGGTTGTCCAAGCCTCCTTGCACACTGCTGTAACACTACGTCTTTAGCTGACTAGTGCACAGGACTGGTCGGTGCCAGGGGGTGAGGActccactgcagcactgccctgcccaggctggggcagctttTAAGGCTAGAgatgtcctgtcctgtcctggcaAAGGCTTCACATGCTTGGCTCTTCATCTCCATCCCTGAAGCAGTGTCTGGAGGGGGTTTCCTGCCTTAGGTTGCATCCACAGAATGTCATCAGCCTTCCAAACAACAAGCACTTGCTTTCCTACCCTGAGAAGCTGAGGCTGTGCCATGGGGCTCTTTGCACCAAACAGGACATTCCTTTGAGCTGTGTCCAAGGAACCAAGTCTGACTCCTgttggggatggggcaggaccATGGTGGGGTATGGAGGTGACAAATGAGTATTGTGCAGCTTCAGGGTTGAGGGTTGGTTGTCGGTTATTTTTCCTGAAGCCTTGACTGGAATAAAAAGTTGTAATGCTGTGGGGAAAAGCACGTCATTGTAAAAagggggaggctggggagggagtcAAGGGGGAGAAAGGGAGTGCAGTCCCACAGTGTTTTACTTGTATCTGACTCATCCAGTCCCTGAGAAACTCCTGCCCTAGCACCCACTGGCCCTGTTATTTCCCTTGGGGTTTCCATGGGTGGGAGGCTCATTGCCCTGCTcagaggacacagccaggtgctggcagggcttggTGCTTTCCTGTGTTCAGGGGCTTCCTGGTAAGATagggaagctgctgctctttctcctgTGCTTTGTACTGCTGTACCCCCACCCCACCCTGCCTTCATCCTCTGCTGTGAATTTTGagcaagagagaagaaaacatgCACAAGAGTTCAGGGtctgttatttatttacatgAAAACACCACAGTGCCACAGTTCCACCCctgagcaaacagcagctgcctgtacagaccaggctgtgtttgcagaCCTGTGTACTGAGAGACCCCCTCCACTTcactctgggagctgcagggccaggggagcGAGGAGCAGCCCCGAGAGGCTGAACTTGGCTCCCAGgtcctcctgcccctgctgtggGAGtactgctggcagctcctgtcgGTGCCTGCTCGCCCCTTCCTTCGGCCCCACAGGAGTGAGATAAAAATACCCCCTACAGCACATGCAAGGAGGACCCTACAGACCCTGCTGGGCCTGGTAACAAACTCCTCTACTCTACGTGCCGGGCAGCCAGGACATGCCGGGTGCGGTTTTGGCTCTCAGGTTGCCGGGGGGAcgggggctgctcggggctgtccctgcccccggggaggggctgggaggaggcgCATGCAGCTGGAGCGGCCACCGGGCAGGACGGAGGTGCTGATAagggtgcagtgctgctgccggGCTCCTCTCCGTGCTCAGAGGCAGCTCTACCTCCCCTCGGGAAGGGGCTTTGCCACCGGGCTGGAGGGGGCTGCGAACCACACGGACACCTGGTCTGTGGCACTGTCCTGTCTCCTTGCCACTGAACCCCTTCCTCAAAGTGCCGCAAAGGCTGTGCTGCATCCCCTGAGGGCACCATGGCCTGCTTGGGTCCCCTCCTGGGCTCCTGTctcagcatctccctgcagccaggcaccCACTGCACTGTGGGACTGCGGTGggcacctccagcagctgctgcttttcccagggtTGCTCCAGGTGCGAGGGGCCTCGCTCACACCCTGGAGCATAACGGGGTGCAGAGTGCTGCCCCCCACATCGCGTCTGGGGCCTGGGCCCACTCCCCTGTGCACCAGTGTCACCAATCCAACTattgcagtgaggagcagagctgggggcaggtggtggcagctctgcagggagggagccggggatcacacacacacacacaccggCAGGGAAGCGAGGAGTGATGCAGGCGGAGACGGACGCGGCGGGACAGGCCCGGTGGTGCGCGGGGGCTCCCGGGTGCTGTTAGCACATGCGCTTGTACGTGTAGATGTAGGCCTTGCAGTTGGGACAGGTGTGTGTCACGTCCTTGAAGTCATCGAACAGGCAGGGgatcaggcagcagcagagatcacacctggagcacagggagaggcagaagtgctgagctgggcagtcCCTGGCCACGGGCGTCACTCTGGGCCATGGGCAAGAGATGTGAGTAGGAGCTGTCACCCCAggagcctctgctgctccagtgccacctctgtgCTAAGGTCCCCACCATGCCCAACGGCTCAGCCATGACCACCAGCACTGGGGCCACCCAGGACCAGGCTGAGCATCCAACAGGaggccccagccctgcctgcagcacctaCCCCACGAAGCAGCAGAAGAAGCCAAGAAGGAAGCTCATGAGCCCAATCTCGTAGGAGATCTTGGTGGTGATGGCTtgctggcagtggggacacACGGTCTGCACGGGGGCACCCTGGAAGatctctccctgcagcactgtgaCTGTGGTGGCGGCTCCAGGCGGGACGAGCACTGTGGCCGTGTGGCCCCCAGGAGAGGGGTAGGGGCCGGGGGCAGGGTAGTAGCCCATGGGAGGGTGAGGGCCTGGGGGTGGGTAATAGCCTGCTGTGAATGAGAAACACAAGTGAGCACCTTCACACATGGCAGGAGGGGCCAGATCCTTATTGAGGAGAGCCCCACCCTGCTGCAACACCACCCCTGGAATACAGACTTGGGGCCAGCCCTGCTACAGGCACTGTGCCCCCCATCCCAAGGAACCTTGCTTCAAGCTCCAAATGGCAGCCCCAACCCCCTCGTGTGTCTCCCCACCCTCCAGGGCACCAGGAAacacatgctgctgctgctccccaccccCCACTGCgtcccccagccccctgcagGACTCACCTGGTGGCACATAGGGCCCAGAGCCATCAGTGGGCATGTGGGGGGGCACAAACCCCGGCTGTGAGGGTGGCTCATATGGGGGAGGTCCGAACTCAGGAGGGGGAATGGGAAccccctggggctgtcccaccACTGGGGTGACACCCTCTGAAAGGAAACAGTCAGCAGCCAAGGATGCAGTAGAACTGAGGGGAAGATGGTGTCGTGGCTGTGTGGTCAGGGTGTCAACCCCACCAGGGAAGGGAGACAAGAAGTGGTAAGAGGTGGAGGGCACTCCCTTAAGCTTCATTCTCTGGGCCACAAGAAACCCAAATtcagcccacagcagggagaAGTGCCTGGCTTTGAGCTGGGAGTGCTTCCTGCTCTTGTCATTGGCTCCAGgacccctcctgcctccccccaaGGGTGACATGGGCACAGATGGAACCAGGCACTGCACAACCCTTCCCAGTGTGCTGAGAGGAGAGGCCACAGCCAGGGCAGTCCCTTGGGTCCTGTCTGTGTGGCAATGTCA contains:
- the CDIP1 gene encoding cell death-inducing p53-target protein 1 isoform X2 yields the protein MSNDPPPPYPGGPSAPLIEEKHGPPSAPEGVTPVVGQPQGVPIPPPEFGPPPYEPPSQPGFVPPHMPTDGSGPYVPPGYYPPPGPHPPMGYYPAPGPYPSPGGHTATVLVPPGAATTVTVLQGEIFQGAPVQTVCPHCQQAITTKISYEIGLMSFLLGFFCCFVGCDLCCCLIPCLFDDFKDVTHTCPNCKAYIYTYKRMC
- the CDIP1 gene encoding cell death-inducing p53-target protein 1 isoform X1, whose product is MSNDPPPPYPGGPSAPLIEEKHGPPSAPEGVTPVVGQPQGVPIPPPEFGPPPYEPPSQPGFVPPHMPTDGSGPYVPPAGYYPPPGPHPPMGYYPAPGPYPSPGGHTATVLVPPGAATTVTVLQGEIFQGAPVQTVCPHCQQAITTKISYEIGLMSFLLGFFCCFVGCDLCCCLIPCLFDDFKDVTHTCPNCKAYIYTYKRMC